Proteins encoded within one genomic window of Gammaproteobacteria bacterium:
- a CDS encoding ankyrin repeat domain-containing protein, whose translation MQKLQSKIGNFWHNFLQSRMRHKLASNSEVKQVQEDIRHITHWKIIEETIATVVSCETESQNSHNAWLSVEGILKSKVAEFPELADNLFGLVLHTFILQANIKPLPEIDLVEVRFSNNQTAKVFISFLSHFLPILEETYPHHDGQIITLTSQQFHFCNLYLSSNYAGELAEIIADHYLLKSLRSDEFDYSHRFIMGIIPNERGTRRQNLRPYTRRTHTVTHEKKIVARLDKKPMYSEREKHGFSQIQSTTFIDTKMRSSVFGAFKQRTNKLYGVLTHCSDALMNRLLTRDNGTVARPFDISLDNNDLVKVSEEWKRNDIIYSPNNIEEFKKQNLKRREKQGGTNEVLARLRYNPFRTVVCICADTLEARLLAYDFSEELFLEFSCYAKANNIKLNPRFKIPIVFYLPYGGDLTGKVKQHRVLFYNESMRLSDLAQSKSLYDNAEIRREKFSRSDYEILLGQTTITLEMLMQPGSVNNSSIAIDMVDRGYVRMLMRLLRSNNLREALFDELLNQKLIKQNDSIISHFIEVEAFDIADKLLRETNSNIDQLFFRERTLIEYILSYGTPRQVDYLCNGSQERPVNRAEEILRKMAESGCWHTIRLYLKEYPVQDKKVLGSFLSEHSWRKILCDSKFIIQRGADLTVVNRLNQTPIVFAASNNDWELVSLICAHYTDFDGAAQFGVALVLALCKKKMNLVDKLLSAGAKPPQDFYMHDTKQLKELIVFVATHSKKETFAPFINGIKFYWHDSKELFLDSCRAKNYCIPEFLLTLDLKVYFSSSLPRNDPLMSSLIIDEQFQIADKLIEGTRSDRFQLTEDSTLLADHIIEKGTLKQFNYMGQEKMFTRLAQITIIQNRNWGRLRHWLDLVEASQGLDEKFITQIVNSLCASRVHWLIPDWVAMRNFVEQYLSHFSPALLGKVLVIAFNDSQFLFANYLLEKGADRTSIREFRFSIECAAECKKWDFVLVLCQKTPDDGEDALMYGEVLLSALRCREAEVAKKLLDQGAIPSWKIAGGAYPLATIGFYQLIDKIGNLSDSELDSAIYRCYFQSISEMLLTLPEVSSWQLLWEVYSGRPFAIEMIENGHSTTLITLLTKHELYTTNVIRSASIRNYLKKNNSFISECICENKFALADKLLKATRIDKDKLQYKGYGLADHLVYHGTFEQWMYFGFDAIVLEIAQKKYWDWVMGEIDRNRNLFGPVFLGKLFYEACRQQQSRFAKRLLSYGADVTYSIDYKPPLVYLVDEQRWDFVELFCDYPSDEKDDAEYGYAVVQALRNNKVQLARTLFDRGAIHVDRSNISSLLESAVFYAVKLDLIDWIPQLIKYELRRGEKSGWEIKVNKYSARQFRLCPFSFHQILLARDLAEFKNNNEIMSYFEEFNSLDFSAGCSLASWYCDEWDHERILTAQFFIEALAMNEVQFAAHRLIKYALKYKLISIDEGSVSAVLSKIASHCFYAIKIYNSDIRETIYLNLRRILEQEIQCGNIPANENAHHGNLTFFPNKSSDKLFVARVLSSINVNEINSYAEYLNRSVVQRVEVIEDDQKISPAVLVYG comes from the coding sequence GTGCAAAAATTACAAAGCAAAATCGGAAATTTTTGGCATAATTTTTTGCAGAGTCGAATGCGTCATAAATTAGCCTCAAATAGTGAAGTGAAGCAAGTACAGGAAGATATTAGACATATTACACATTGGAAAATTATCGAAGAGACAATTGCCACCGTAGTCTCTTGTGAAACAGAAAGTCAAAACAGTCATAATGCTTGGTTAAGCGTTGAAGGGATACTCAAAAGTAAAGTCGCCGAGTTTCCTGAATTAGCTGATAATCTATTTGGATTAGTGTTACATACCTTTATTTTACAAGCGAACATCAAACCACTACCTGAGATAGATTTGGTTGAAGTTCGTTTTTCAAATAATCAAACGGCTAAAGTTTTTATTAGCTTTTTATCACATTTCTTACCCATTCTAGAAGAAACCTATCCCCATCATGACGGCCAAATCATCACTTTAACCTCACAACAATTTCATTTCTGCAATCTTTATTTGAGCTCTAATTATGCCGGTGAATTAGCAGAAATAATTGCTGATCATTACTTGTTGAAATCATTACGCTCTGATGAATTTGATTATAGCCATAGATTTATTATGGGAATCATTCCCAATGAAAGAGGAACGCGCCGTCAAAATTTACGACCTTATACAAGGCGTACTCACACTGTCACTCATGAGAAAAAAATAGTAGCAAGACTTGATAAAAAGCCGATGTATTCCGAACGGGAAAAGCACGGTTTTTCTCAAATTCAATCGACCACGTTTATCGATACAAAAATGAGAAGTAGTGTTTTTGGGGCTTTTAAACAACGAACTAACAAACTATACGGTGTCTTAACTCATTGTAGTGATGCTTTAATGAATCGTCTCTTAACACGAGATAATGGAACCGTCGCTAGACCTTTTGATATATCACTTGATAATAATGACTTAGTAAAAGTTTCTGAGGAGTGGAAACGCAATGATATCATTTATTCTCCTAATAACATCGAAGAATTTAAAAAACAAAATCTAAAGCGTCGTGAAAAGCAGGGTGGAACTAACGAAGTTTTAGCTAGATTACGCTATAATCCTTTTCGTACGGTTGTGTGTATTTGTGCTGACACACTGGAAGCGCGATTACTGGCTTATGATTTTTCAGAAGAATTGTTTTTGGAATTCTCCTGCTACGCGAAAGCAAACAATATTAAGCTTAATCCACGCTTCAAAATACCCATTGTATTTTATTTGCCTTATGGTGGAGATTTAACTGGTAAAGTAAAACAGCATCGAGTACTTTTCTATAACGAATCTATGAGGCTGAGTGATTTAGCGCAGTCGAAATCGCTCTATGATAATGCAGAGATAAGAAGAGAAAAATTTTCACGGTCTGACTACGAGATCCTTTTAGGGCAGACGACAATCACTTTGGAAATGCTAATGCAGCCTGGCAGTGTCAATAATTCTTCGATAGCCATAGACATGGTTGATCGTGGTTATGTCAGGATGTTGATGCGATTGTTAAGATCTAATAATCTTAGAGAAGCATTATTCGATGAATTACTAAATCAAAAATTGATTAAGCAGAACGACTCTATTATTAGCCATTTCATAGAAGTAGAAGCTTTTGATATTGCAGATAAGTTATTACGAGAAACGAATTCGAATATTGATCAGCTGTTTTTTCGTGAGCGTACTCTAATTGAATATATACTTTCGTATGGAACGCCACGTCAAGTTGACTATTTATGTAATGGATCACAAGAACGACCTGTAAATCGTGCTGAAGAAATATTGCGTAAAATGGCTGAAAGTGGTTGTTGGCACACCATAAGGTTGTACCTAAAAGAATATCCTGTACAAGATAAAAAAGTTTTGGGGTCTTTTTTATCTGAACATTCTTGGCGAAAGATACTTTGTGATTCTAAATTTATTATTCAAAGAGGCGCTGATTTAACAGTTGTTAATAGGTTAAATCAAACGCCTATAGTTTTTGCTGCATCTAACAATGATTGGGAGCTAGTGTCATTAATATGTGCTCATTATACTGATTTTGATGGTGCGGCACAGTTTGGAGTGGCCCTTGTATTAGCTCTGTGCAAAAAGAAAATGAATCTTGTGGATAAATTATTGAGTGCGGGTGCAAAACCTCCGCAGGATTTTTATATGCACGATACTAAACAGTTAAAAGAACTGATTGTTTTTGTCGCCACACACAGTAAAAAAGAAACTTTTGCCCCTTTTATAAATGGCATTAAATTTTATTGGCATGATTCTAAAGAATTATTTTTGGATAGCTGCAGAGCTAAGAATTATTGTATTCCAGAATTTCTATTGACACTTGATCTTAAAGTGTATTTTTCGTCTAGTCTTCCGCGAAATGACCCGCTCATGTCGAGTCTTATTATTGATGAGCAATTCCAGATTGCTGATAAGCTGATTGAAGGAACTCGATCTGATAGATTTCAGTTAACTGAGGACAGCACTCTTTTGGCTGATCATATTATTGAAAAAGGAACTTTAAAGCAATTTAATTATATGGGCCAAGAAAAAATGTTTACTAGACTGGCTCAAATAACAATTATTCAAAACCGGAATTGGGGAAGACTGCGTCATTGGCTGGATCTCGTTGAGGCGTCGCAAGGACTGGATGAGAAATTTATTACACAGATAGTGAACAGTTTGTGTGCTTCCAGAGTGCACTGGCTGATTCCTGATTGGGTGGCGATGCGAAATTTTGTTGAGCAATATTTGAGTCATTTCAGCCCGGCATTATTAGGTAAGGTGCTCGTTATTGCATTTAATGATTCTCAGTTCTTATTCGCAAATTATTTATTAGAAAAAGGAGCGGATAGAACATCGATTAGAGAATTTAGATTTTCAATTGAATGTGCTGCCGAATGTAAAAAATGGGATTTCGTCCTTGTGTTATGTCAAAAGACTCCAGACGACGGTGAAGATGCTTTAATGTATGGCGAAGTCTTGCTCTCAGCGCTGAGATGTCGAGAAGCGGAAGTCGCGAAAAAGTTATTAGACCAAGGTGCAATACCCTCATGGAAGATTGCTGGAGGTGCTTATCCGTTGGCTACAATTGGATTTTATCAATTGATCGATAAAATAGGCAATCTATCGGATAGTGAGTTGGATAGCGCGATCTATCGATGTTATTTTCAATCTATTTCCGAGATGTTATTAACATTACCTGAGGTGTCATCATGGCAACTATTGTGGGAGGTGTATTCAGGAAGACCCTTTGCCATTGAAATGATTGAAAATGGTCATTCTACGACATTAATCACCCTATTAACAAAGCATGAATTATATACAACGAACGTCATTCGGTCTGCCAGCATTAGAAATTATCTTAAAAAGAACAATTCATTTATTTCTGAATGTATTTGCGAGAATAAATTTGCCTTGGCTGATAAACTTTTAAAAGCGACTCGTATAGATAAAGATAAATTACAATATAAAGGATATGGTTTAGCAGATCATCTGGTATATCACGGTACCTTTGAGCAATGGATGTATTTTGGGTTTGATGCCATTGTGCTTGAAATAGCTCAGAAAAAATATTGGGATTGGGTCATGGGTGAGATAGATAGAAATAGAAACCTTTTTGGTCCTGTTTTTCTGGGGAAATTATTCTATGAGGCCTGCCGGCAACAACAATCTCGATTTGCGAAGCGTTTATTAAGTTATGGCGCAGATGTGACGTACTCGATCGATTATAAGCCTCCTTTGGTTTATCTTGTGGATGAACAGCGTTGGGATTTTGTCGAGTTATTTTGTGACTACCCTTCCGATGAAAAAGATGATGCAGAGTATGGCTATGCAGTGGTTCAAGCGTTAAGAAATAATAAAGTTCAGCTTGCTAGAACTTTATTTGATCGAGGCGCTATTCATGTCGATCGTTCAAATATTTCCTCTTTGTTAGAGTCTGCTGTTTTTTATGCGGTAAAGCTTGATCTGATTGATTGGATTCCTCAGTTGATTAAATATGAATTAAGGCGAGGTGAAAAATCGGGCTGGGAAATAAAGGTAAATAAATATTCCGCTAGACAATTTCGACTTTGCCCATTTTCTTTCCATCAGATTTTATTGGCAAGAGATCTTGCTGAATTCAAAAATAATAATGAAATAATGAGTTATTTTGAAGAATTTAACAGTCTTGATTTCTCGGCTGGATGTAGTCTTGCTTCGTGGTATTGTGATGAATGGGATCACGAAAGAATATTAACCGCTCAATTTTTTATTGAAGCATTAGCGATGAATGAAGTTCAGTTTGCAGCGCATCGTCTAATAAAGTACGCGCTAAAATATAAACTAATTTCAATAGATGAGGGCAGCGTGTCTGCTGTATTAAGTAAAATTGCTTCCCATTGCTTTTATGCCATCAAAATTTATAACTCTGATATTAGAGAAACGATTTATCTTAATCTACGTCGAATTCTGGAACAGGAAATACAGTGTGGTAATATCCCTGCAAATGAAAATGCACATCATGGGAATCTGACGTTCTTTCCAAACAAATCGAGTGATAAATTGTTTGTGGCTCGCGTATTAAGCTCAATCAATGTCAATGAAATTAACAGCTATGCCGAGTATCTAAACCGGTCGGTTGTTCAGCGAGTAGAAGTAATTGAAGATGATCAAAAAATTTCGCCTGCCGTGCTTGTGTACGGTTAA
- the rpmE gene encoding 50S ribosomal protein L31: MQTDIHPTYNEIKVNCSCGVNFTTHSTRPGDLHIEICSECHPFYTGKQKLIDTAGRVDRFKQKYAKKQESK; this comes from the coding sequence ATGCAAACTGATATTCATCCTACGTATAATGAGATTAAAGTAAATTGTAGTTGTGGTGTTAATTTCACTACACACTCAACACGACCTGGCGATTTGCATATTGAAATATGCTCAGAATGCCATCCTTTCTATACTGGTAAGCAAAAGCTTATTGATACTGCGGGTCGTGTAGATCGCTTTAAACAGAAGTACGCGAAAAAACAAGAAAGTAAGTAG
- the sdhD gene encoding succinate dehydrogenase, hydrophobic membrane anchor protein — protein MTSLSRNGVRDWIIQRVTAVVMAIYSVVILANVLSADRLSYQFWHDVYHNTAVRVLSVLVILSLVFHAWVGMWTIYTDYIKVVWLRLVLQISTILGLMGIMVWSVLILWS, from the coding sequence GTGACCAGTCTAAGCCGAAATGGTGTCCGCGATTGGATTATCCAGCGAGTCACCGCAGTTGTTATGGCTATATATAGCGTGGTGATTTTGGCCAATGTATTATCGGCAGATCGCTTAAGTTATCAGTTTTGGCACGATGTTTACCATAATACCGCCGTTCGCGTGTTGAGTGTTTTGGTGATTTTGAGTCTAGTTTTCCATGCTTGGGTCGGAATGTGGACGATTTATACTGATTATATTAAGGTGGTTTGGTTACGCTTAGTTTTGCAGATCTCTACTATACTGGGATTGATGGGAATTATGGTGTGGAGCGTTTTGATACTATGGTCGTAG
- the sdhA gene encoding succinate dehydrogenase flavoprotein subunit — protein sequence MPISEQYFDAVIVGGGGAGLRASLQLAQSGLKVACISKVFPTRSHTVSAQGGINAALGNTDGQDDWRWHMFDTIKGSGFLGDQDAIEYMCKHASASVYELEHMGLPFSRNEDGKIYQRAFGGQTLNFGGEQAHRTCCAADRTGHAMLHTLYQQNIAHKTTFYSEWLAVDLVKTKNGGVAGVIALCIETGEMVFLRSRATVLATGGAGRIFYSTTNAYTCTGDGLGMVLRAGFPVQDMEMWQFHPTGIAGFGVLITEGSRGEGGYLINKNGERYMERYEPHLKDLACRDVVARASMIEIREGRGCGPNGDYVLLKLDHLGSEVLKTRLPGITELAKTFAGVDPAKDPIPVVPTCHYMMGGIPTNVHGQALTVNEKGEDQIIDGLFAAGECACVSVHGANRLGANSLLDIVVFGRAVGLFLEKSLREKEKAPAVDQDDIDKALSRIQRWENSDSGEDVPTLRLELQRVMQEDFGVFRDGPSMENGLGRLEAIQKRIAQGHLKDKSKVFNTARIEALELDNLLEVAKSTAVLAAKRQESRGAHSRLDFPKRDDKNWLKHSLYFDDGRLAFRSVNMTPNEVDPIPLTESE from the coding sequence ATGCCTATTTCTGAACAATATTTTGATGCAGTCATCGTGGGTGGTGGTGGTGCTGGTTTGCGTGCATCACTTCAATTAGCGCAATCCGGATTAAAAGTTGCGTGCATTTCTAAAGTTTTTCCAACGCGATCTCATACTGTTTCTGCTCAAGGTGGAATTAATGCTGCATTAGGAAATACCGACGGACAAGATGATTGGCGTTGGCACATGTTTGATACGATTAAAGGTTCGGGATTTTTAGGTGATCAAGATGCGATCGAATATATGTGTAAACACGCGTCTGCGAGTGTTTACGAATTGGAACATATGGGACTGCCATTTTCTCGAAATGAAGACGGAAAAATCTATCAACGCGCTTTTGGTGGGCAAACATTAAATTTTGGTGGCGAACAAGCACATCGAACCTGTTGTGCTGCAGATCGAACCGGACACGCTATGTTGCATACCTTGTATCAACAAAATATTGCGCACAAAACAACTTTTTATTCAGAATGGTTAGCCGTTGATTTAGTCAAAACAAAAAATGGCGGTGTTGCCGGTGTTATTGCTTTGTGCATTGAAACCGGTGAAATGGTTTTTTTACGTTCTCGCGCAACCGTGTTAGCAACCGGAGGTGCCGGAAGAATTTTTTATAGTACAACCAATGCTTATACATGCACGGGTGACGGATTAGGCATGGTATTACGTGCGGGATTCCCTGTTCAAGATATGGAAATGTGGCAATTTCATCCGACCGGAATTGCAGGTTTTGGAGTACTAATTACCGAGGGTTCTCGGGGCGAAGGTGGGTATCTTATTAATAAAAATGGTGAGCGTTATATGGAACGCTATGAACCACATCTTAAAGATTTGGCGTGTCGAGATGTGGTTGCTCGTGCATCGATGATTGAAATTCGAGAGGGACGTGGTTGTGGTCCGAACGGTGATTATGTCTTGTTAAAATTAGATCATTTAGGATCTGAAGTTTTAAAAACGCGCTTACCCGGAATTACCGAGCTTGCAAAAACATTTGCGGGCGTTGATCCTGCAAAAGATCCGATTCCTGTTGTTCCTACCTGTCATTATATGATGGGTGGAATTCCGACGAATGTACACGGACAAGCGTTGACTGTGAATGAAAAAGGCGAAGATCAAATTATTGATGGATTATTTGCAGCAGGTGAATGTGCTTGCGTTTCTGTACACGGCGCGAATCGTTTAGGTGCAAATTCTTTGTTGGATATTGTTGTGTTTGGTCGAGCGGTTGGATTATTTTTAGAAAAATCCTTACGTGAAAAAGAAAAGGCTCCGGCTGTTGATCAAGATGATATTGATAAAGCACTTTCTCGAATTCAGCGTTGGGAAAATTCAGATTCAGGTGAAGATGTTCCAACCTTACGTCTAGAATTGCAACGTGTAATGCAAGAAGATTTTGGCGTTTTTCGTGATGGTCCTTCTATGGAAAATGGTTTGGGCCGACTTGAAGCAATTCAAAAACGCATTGCGCAAGGGCATTTAAAAGATAAAAGTAAAGTTTTTAATACGGCACGTATTGAAGCGTTAGAGTTAGATAATTTATTGGAAGTTGCAAAATCAACGGCAGTTTTAGCAGCTAAACGACAAGAAAGTCGCGGTGCGCATTCACGATTGGATTTTCCAAAACGTGATGATAAAAATTGGCTAAAGCATTCCCTCTATTTTGATGATGGTCGATTGGCTTTCCGATCGGTAAACATGACGCCCAATGAAGTTGACCCCATTCCTTTAACTGAGAGTGAGTAA
- a CDS encoding succinate dehydrogenase iron-sulfur subunit, whose product MIFSIYRFNPETDAKPRMQDFELDLSKVRGMMLLDAIEALKAVDPTLGIRRSCGGGVCGSDGMNINGKNGLACITPLHQLPEKVVLRPLPGLPVIRDLIVDMTSFYKQYERAKPYLQNDEQPPTTERLQSIEDSEKLDGLYECILCACCTTACPSWWWNPDKFMGPAALLWAYRFIVDTRDNQTESRLAALQDAFSLYRCRTIMNCTTVCPKGLNPAKAIGEIRKEILNEAV is encoded by the coding sequence ATGATTTTTTCAATTTACCGCTTTAACCCTGAAACAGATGCAAAACCAAGAATGCAAGATTTCGAACTCGATCTTAGCAAAGTTCGAGGAATGATGTTGCTGGATGCTATCGAAGCATTAAAAGCAGTAGACCCCACGTTGGGGATTCGTCGATCTTGTGGTGGCGGTGTTTGTGGATCTGATGGTATGAATATTAATGGGAAAAATGGACTGGCTTGTATCACGCCACTTCATCAACTTCCTGAAAAAGTAGTACTCAGACCTCTGCCAGGATTACCTGTTATTCGTGATTTAATTGTCGATATGACGTCGTTTTATAAACAATATGAGCGTGCAAAACCGTATTTACAAAATGATGAGCAACCTCCAACGACTGAACGTCTGCAATCTATCGAAGACTCTGAAAAACTTGACGGACTCTATGAGTGTATTTTGTGTGCGTGTTGCACTACGGCATGTCCATCATGGTGGTGGAATCCTGATAAATTTATGGGTCCTGCAGCTTTATTATGGGCCTACCGTTTTATTGTTGATACCCGAGATAATCAAACGGAAAGTCGATTGGCTGCATTGCAAGATGCGTTTAGTTTATATCGTTGTCGCACCATTATGAATTGTACGACAGTCTGCCCTAAAGGATTAAATCCTGCAAAAGCAATAGGTGAAATACGTAAAGAAATTTTAAACGAGGCTGTTTAA
- the sdhC gene encoding succinate dehydrogenase, cytochrome b556 subunit, translating into MVRHSRPVNLNLLTIKQPITALLSIFHRITGILLFLSLPLILWSLGLTLSGEAGFNTMASYLAEPFGKLIALALWFFVSFHLCAGIRHLVMDMGYGESLRVARISAMIVILLTGILVILGGIWLW; encoded by the coding sequence ATGGTCAGACACTCTCGACCCGTGAATTTGAATTTGTTGACAATCAAACAGCCTATAACGGCTTTGTTGTCCATATTTCATCGTATAACAGGCATTTTACTATTTTTATCTTTACCCCTGATCCTATGGTCTTTAGGCCTGACTTTGTCTGGTGAGGCGGGCTTTAACACAATGGCTAGTTATTTAGCTGAACCCTTCGGGAAGTTGATCGCCTTAGCGCTATGGTTTTTTGTTTCATTTCATTTGTGCGCTGGCATACGGCATCTTGTGATGGATATGGGGTATGGCGAATCATTACGAGTCGCGCGAATAAGCGCGATGATTGTGATCTTATTGACAGGCATCTTGGTTATTCTAGGAGGGATTTGGTTATGGTAG
- the gltA gene encoding citrate (Si)-synthase, producing the protein MDSCKLTFNNQTLDLPVRHGTLGPDVIDIHSLAKNNIFTFDPGYMSTASCESKITFIDGEAGVLLYRGYPIDQLSEQCDFMEVCHLLLFGELPTQAEHQDFVQQINGHTMVHEQIHGFLNGFRRDAHPMAVMVGVIGALSAFYHDSLDIDNPEHRMKSAYRVIAKVPTIAAMCYKYSIGDPFVYPENDMSYAENFLNMMFSVPTQKSKPNPVLVRAIDRIFTLHADHEQNASTSTVRLAGSTGANPFACISAGIAALWGRAHGGANEACLNMLHEIGDESHINEYLKRSKDKNDPFRLMGFGHRVYKNYDPRAKVMQQTCYEVLEATGRRDDPLFKLAMKLEKIALEDEYFVEKKLYPNVDYYSGITLSAIGIPSTMFTVMFAIARTVGWISHWHEMISDPDRRLGRPRQLYTGPKERDVEAIDKR; encoded by the coding sequence ATGGATAGTTGTAAGTTAACATTTAATAATCAAACGCTTGATTTACCCGTACGTCACGGAACATTGGGCCCAGATGTAATCGATATTCACTCGCTTGCAAAAAACAACATTTTCACATTCGACCCTGGCTATATGTCAACAGCGTCTTGCGAATCAAAAATCACTTTCATTGACGGCGAAGCCGGCGTTCTACTTTATCGTGGCTACCCCATCGACCAACTGTCAGAACAATGCGATTTTATGGAAGTCTGCCACTTACTGTTATTCGGAGAATTGCCTACTCAAGCAGAACACCAAGATTTTGTGCAACAAATCAATGGGCACACGATGGTTCACGAACAAATTCATGGTTTCTTAAACGGCTTTAGACGCGACGCTCACCCAATGGCCGTGATGGTTGGTGTGATTGGCGCACTCTCTGCCTTTTATCATGATTCATTGGACATCGATAATCCTGAGCACCGAATGAAATCTGCTTATCGCGTGATCGCAAAAGTGCCTACCATTGCAGCGATGTGCTATAAATATTCCATAGGTGATCCCTTTGTTTATCCTGAAAATGACATGTCGTATGCCGAGAATTTCCTGAACATGATGTTCAGCGTACCTACACAAAAATCCAAACCCAATCCAGTATTAGTTCGAGCCATCGATCGCATTTTCACGTTGCACGCCGATCACGAGCAAAATGCTTCAACTTCCACAGTGCGTCTTGCCGGATCAACAGGCGCCAATCCTTTTGCCTGTATTTCAGCGGGAATTGCCGCACTTTGGGGCCGTGCCCACGGCGGTGCGAATGAGGCTTGCTTAAATATGCTCCACGAAATTGGTGACGAATCACACATTAATGAATACCTCAAACGCTCAAAAGATAAAAACGACCCTTTCCGTTTAATGGGATTTGGTCACCGCGTGTATAAAAACTACGATCCTCGAGCGAAAGTGATGCAACAAACGTGTTACGAAGTGTTGGAAGCAACAGGTCGTCGTGACGATCCTTTGTTTAAACTTGCGATGAAACTTGAAAAAATTGCGCTCGAAGACGAGTATTTTGTAGAGAAAAAACTCTATCCTAACGTCGATTACTACTCAGGGATCACCCTCAGCGCGATCGGCATCCCAAGCACCATGTTCACCGTGATGTTTGCCATCGCTAGGACTGTAGGCTGGATCTCCCATTGGCACGAAATGATCAGCGACCCTGATCGACGACTGGGCCGTCCTCGCCAATTGTATACAGGCCCCAAAGAACGGGACGTTGAAGCTATCGATAAAAGATAA